CCATCAGCTGAGGTCCAGGTAACCAGCTCAGTTTTACCCATCAACGGGCGCGGGACCCCAGCGTGCAGGTCTGTCAGTTGTTGAACACCCGGGACACCCAGCGTTGCTGCATACAAGTCTGGCGGTGTGTCTGTATTCTCCTGCGAAAAGACAAAGGTAGTACCATCGCCGCTCATAGCCAGCGCGCTCTTCACCCCTTCCCAGGGAAACAGTTGTAGCGCTTCTCCCCTTGCAGGAAGTTGCCAAAGTCCCCTGGTGGTACCCGAAGCTTCTGCATAGAAGAGCGACTTGCCATCCGATGCCCAACCCAACAGGTTCGCATTTCTGTCGTGCGTATGCGCCAGCGGCCTGGGCTCTCCGCCTTCCACACTAACGAGATACACATCGCCCAAACCAACTGGCTCTGGTTGACCGCCATGCGAGACAAAGGCAATTTGAGATCCGTCGGGCGAATACATCGGAGACCGATCTGAGCCGGGCCATGAGACAAGCGGAGTCACCTCGCGGCTTTCAATTGATACTGCAGAAATATCAGATTCAAGGAAAGCCGTGTTAATCCTTGGGTCAGCACGATGGGCAAACACAATGGCTGTACCATCTGGGGCCCAATCTAACGAAGCAACGTCAAACTCCCCTTCGGTTATCTGCATGGAGGTGCGCTTACCGTCTTTGTCTGCCTCGAGCGGAATGGTGTAAATGTGGGTGTATTTATAATTCTGGTCGACTAGAATTACATCGCGTTTTTCTTTCTTTGCAGCCTCCTCTTCTTCTGTATCCAGGTCATCCATCAGGAAAGCAATTGCGCTGCCATCTGGCGACCACTGATACGTTGAAACGCTTTTCTTCTCATTGGTGACAGGAAAGGCTTCGCCGCCAGCCGTCCGCATCACCCAGACCTGGCTTTTTTTAGCACGCGCCGTAACAAAAGCCAGGTACTTTCCATCCGGCGAAAAAGAAGGGTTGGAGCAGGACTTCTCGCCGTAGGTGTACTGAACAGGCTCGCCGCCACGGGTCGGCACTACCCAAATGTGATTCAGGTATTCAGATTTCTCGCCCTCCATTTTGGGCTCCCGGACAACAAAAGCTGCCATGCTGCCATCATGTGAGAGGGCGCTTCCAGTAAGAAGGTGATACTGCATGCTAAGTGCCGGCGTCCACCCCGTATCCAACGCCGGCTGAGTTTCCTGGGCGAATGATGAGGAAAGCGTATACAAGAGAAGGGTACTTAACGCAATGAGACGTTTGGCCATTTTAACTACCGAGGGTTGTTAGCTGTCGTAGGGCAAGCTAGCGAATTCTATCAGCAAAAAACAACGGTGCCCCGGGACTGACATGCAGTAGCCGACTTTCGACAATCAAGCGATTTAAGGGTTGCGCGCAATGCCGAGTTTCGGGTGCCGAATGTCGAGTGGTATTTTTCTCCGCTGGAGTATACAATGACGTTGTTACCAGCATTGCCATCACACAAAACAGAAGCACAAAAACACGACAATAGGAAAACACACTGCTCATCCCCCAACACCCAATCCGTATCACTCGTCACGCCCAACCCAACCCGGACCTCTCACCACCTGCCCTGGCAATGCCCCCGTATGCTCCCCATCAGCCAACACCTGCACCCCGTTCACAAATACATGATGCATGCCCGTTGCATACTGATGCGGATTTTCAAAGGTCGCGTTGTCAATGATCGAATCCGGGTCAAAAATAGCCAGGTCAGCAAAATAGCCCGTCTTCAATTGTCCACGGTTTTCAATTTTCAGGTTTTCAGCAGGAAGCGATGTTAACCGGCGGACCGCTTCTGCCAGTGAAATCACCTGTTCCTCCCTGACGTATTTGCCCAAAACGCGTGCAAACGTACCATAGGCACGCGGATGTGGATTTGACTTGAGGAAGACGCCTTCTGCCGCCATGGAGCCGGCATCTGAATCAATACTGACCCAGGGCTGGCTGAGCTTCTTCTTAATATTCTCTTCTGACATCAGGAAATACACTGATTCAACACGGCTACCATCTTCTATCACCAGATCAATGGCTGTTTCTTCGGGTGATGTGCCGCGCATAACAGCTACCTCCGCCAGTGATTTGCCGGTCAAAGGTTTGAGGGCTTCACTCTTGAATCCTACAAGCAGCACGTTGTCAGCTGAGCCGGCAGCCAGGTACAGGTTTTCCCAGGCATCCGTTGGCGTTGCCATTTCGCGCGCCACTTTCTTGCGGATCGCAGGATTCTTCAGTCGCTCAGCCCAGGCATTGTAGCCACCCTCCTGCACCCATGGTGGCATAGCGGCATCCAGACCCGTTGCGCCCGCTGTATAGGGATAAATGTCCGCCGTAATTTTAAGCCCTTCGGTACGGGCCGCCTCTACCATTGCAATGACTTCGTCCAACTTGCTCCAGTTTTCCTTACCGGCAGCTTTCAAGTGGTAGATTTCTGCGCGAACATGGGCCTCTCGTGCGATGGTCAACAGTTCTTCAACAGACTCAATCAGTCTGTTGCCCTCGCTTCGCATATGGGAGATGTATAGCCCATCGTATTCAGCAACCACTTTACTGAGTTCGATCAACTCGTTGGTGTCTGCATAGAAGGCCGGCGTATAAATGAGGGAAGAGCCAAGGCCGAGCGCCCCTTCTTCCATAGCCTGACGAACCAGCGCGCGCATCCTGTCCAATTCTGCTTCAGTAGGTGCCCTGTCTTCGTAACCCAGTTCGTGGATGCGAACAGTGGTTGCCCCAACAAAAGAAGCAATGTTTGGCGAAACGCCCCGTGCAACGGCATGGTCCAGATATTCGCCAAGGGTAGTCCATGCAACGTCATACTTGAGGTCTCCCTGCGATTCCGCCTCATCTTTCTTCATCTGCTCACTCAAAGGCCCCATTGACTGCCCCTCGCCAAACACCTCAAGGGTTACGCCTTGCCGGATATCGCTTTGTGATTTACCATCCACCAACAACGCTACAGGTGCCCAGCTTAGCATGTTGATAAAGCCCGGTGCCACAGCGAGGCCGGTTGCGTCTATCTCTTCTGTTGCACTGAATTTCGACAAGTCGCCAATCGCTGAAATCTTGTCAGCTTCAAAGGCCACGTCAGCAATAAATGGTTCGCCACCCAGTCCATTATATATGGTCCCGCCACGAATAATGGTATCATACGATGTACTGGCAGAATTCTGGCAGCCTATCAATAGCAGAATCAAAGTAATACGGAGGAGATAGGACATATAGTGCTACCAAAGCAGGTTAAAAAGTGATGTTTGGCAAACAGTAGCTGGCAAGTGATTACTTGTTGCTTGCCCAAACTATACATTTACCATCAAAGCTGCTATGCGTAGCAAATTCCCCCGTACCATCAGCGTATATCAAAGCTGTTTGTATTAGCCCATACCGACTCGTTGTTGATCTCAAAGCGGGTTGTTATACGGTAGGTACCATTTCCCTGGTTGTCCGGGAGATGAAATGTCCCCGTAGATGAGTTACCCGGTCTTACTGCCAACTGAATTGCTGTGCAGACGGTGTTCGGCCGTTCGCCACCATAAGCGCTTGTAGGCTCCCACCCGTCATCTGTTTGTCGTTCGAGTGACAGATATGTAAAGCAAAGATTCAAACCTACTGGGGAAGCCAGGCGATTTCCGACTTCTACGACGACAATTTGGCCAGGATTATACTCGTCTCGATCCGTTTTAAAAACTAGGGTATTATCCGTTCCAAGCAATTCGCAGCCAACCATCATTGCTGCAAATAAAACCAGTGGAAAATATCTAGCCACGTTAGTACCTGCGTAAGTTGTTCGAGGGAATATCTGCACATACCAGACCACCTCACAACTGGACTTATTCCGTACCACAACTGGGCAAATATTCCCTAAACGTCCAGTTCCTCCACATCTGCGGCGTTTTCCATGATAAACCGGAATCGGGCGCTGGAATCTTTGCCCATTAGCTCGCTGATGGTTTTTTCGGTCAGCATACGTTCTGTATCCGGAATAGACACCTGGAGCAGCCGGCGCTTTTCCGGGTCCAGTGTAGTTTCGCGCAGGGTTGCCGGCATCATTTCACCCAGCCCTTTAAAGCGCTGGATTTCGATATTGCTGTTTTTGCGTTTGTCTTTGATCTTTTTGACAATCGTGTCTTTATCAGCCTCATCCAGCGCCCAGTGGGTCTCTTTACCGACATCAAGGCGATACAAAGGTGGCTGCGCAACGTACACATAGCCTTCTTCGATCAGGGGCTTCATGTAGCGATACAGGAAAGTCAGCAACAGCGTGGAGATATGGTGCCCATCAGAATCAGCATCCATCAACAGGATTACCTTATGATAGCGGAGGCGGGTTACATCCAGTTTGTCGCCGAGTCCGCACCCAAGCGCCTGCACAATATTTGACAGCTCTTTATTGGCAGATACTTTTGCCAACGTAGCCTGTTCAGCGTTAAGCACTTTCCCACGAAGCGGCAACACCGCCTGCGTTTTCCGATCCCTGCCCTGTTTTGCAGAGCCGCCGGCAGAATCACCCTCCACAATAAAGATCTCGCTTTCGCCCGGATCGGTCGAAGAACAATCTGCCAGTTTGCCCGGCAGGGTGAGTCGATGTGATACAGCCGACTTGCGGCGGACGGACGATACAGCAGCCCGACTCGCCAACCTCGCTTTTGCAGCCTGAATTACGCGCGTAGCTATGGCTTCACCCGTCGTCGGATGCGCGTTGAGGAACTGTTCCAGTTCCAACCGGACCGCACTGACCATCAGGCCTCGCGCCTCCGGATTATTAAGTTTGTCTTTTGTTTGTCCCTGAAACTGAGGATCTACCATAAACAGGTTCACAATGGCTACCATCCCTTCCCGCACGTCATCAGCGGTAAGGTCGAGCTTCTTGGGCATCAGGTCGTGCGTCTCCATGTATGAGCGGACAGCACTGCGCACAGCATCTTTCAGGCCCTGCTCGTGGGTACCTCCGTCTGCAGTTGGAATACCGTTCACAAATGACTCAATGCGTTCTTTCGGAGCCTCTGTCCACTGCAGGACAACTTCTGCGCGTTGTCCTCCAACAATTTCATCCTGCTTTACAACAAACGCATCGGGATGGATAACCCGGGTATTGTTTGCCGTGATGATATGCTGCATGTACTCAGCAATACCGCCTTCGTGGTGGTATTCGTACTTTTGCTTGTTCTTCTCATCTTTGAAAACAATTTTCAGGCTGCCATTGAGATAGGTTTTGATTTCCAGGTATTCCTGGATCCACTCGGCATCAAAAGCGATGGAGTCAAAAATCTCGGTATCAGGCCGGAAGAAAATGTTTGTGCCGGTACCGCGTACAGCTTCTTTGGACTTGATCAGCTTGGTAACAGGGACGCCACGTTTGTACGTTTGTGTATACTTTCGGCCGCCGCGTTTAACCGTTGCTACCAATTCTTCAGAAAGGGCATTAACAACAGAGGAGCCAACCCCGTGCAAACCACCTGAGGTGATGTAGCTTCCCCCATCAAATTTACCGCCGGCGTGCAATGTGGTGAGAATTACCTGCAGCGTTGGGACTTTCTTTTTGGGATGTTTGTCAATCGGGATGCCGCGGCCATTGTCAGAAACACTGAGGCTTTTGCCATCCGCATGCAAGGTTACTTCGATAAGCGAGGCATATCCGTTGGTTGCTTCATCAACAGCATTGTCGACAATTTCACGCACGAGATGATGGAGACCGGCTTTGCCTGTCCCACCGATATACATGCCCGGACGCTTGCGCACCGGCTCAAGTCCTTCCAGGACCTGGATGTCTTTCCCTGTATATGTTGCTGCTTCTGCCATACCCGTTCTATTTACCTGTGGCGTACTGCCAAATTTCTCTTGTTAAGCCAAATCTTCTTATCGAGCGCAAAGCTCTCTGTGCACCCGAATCAACTCCCTTTGCCGTTGAGGTAGATCTCAACAGGCTCTTGAAACACCTTGGTCAAGTGCCCCCTGTTGATAATCGAGCTACCTTTGTTACCGCGATTAGAGACTTTGAATTTTGTGGTACGCACGGTCTCTTTACGGCCACGACTCGTTTCAACAGTCAGGCCTTTGCGTGCCGTTGAGGAGATGGTAAATCCAAAAACAGCATCGCCTTTGTTGAGCCGCATGGCAATCACCCCTTTGGCTGCGCTGCGCACAATCGGAATCTGGTGTAAAGGGAAAATAAGTGCAAGGCCTTCTCGAGAGGCAAGGCATACATTTTCGTGTCCGGCTGCAATTTCCAGGCCCAGCGTTTCGTCATCTTTACCCAGCCGCATAAACCGCCGGCCTGTGCGTGTTGATGCCTCCATGAAGCCGGCAATAGGCAGGCGTACGCTGAGTCCGCCTTTGGAGACCCCCACAATGTACGGGCCTTCACCTTCCTTTTCTTCGCCATCAGCAAACAACTCTGGTGACTCGTTGGGTTCTTGAACCGGCTTGGGTAGCGCGCGGGCATCAAAAGAAGCAATGCCAATGATGCGCTCTCTGTCCGAAAAGTCACACAATTTCTGAATAGGCTCGCCGTACCCCGTGGTATTCGCCAACTGGTCAATTCGCAGTGTATAGGCTTTGCCAAAATTGGTAAAGAAGCCGACCGTAGCACGCGTTGAACCAGGCAATGCCCAGCCCACTTCATCACCGTCGCGTACACGAATGTTCGATAAATCGGTGTATGACTTTTGTCGTTTCACCCAGCCGTCACGTGTTACAATCACGTACACGGTTTCGTCTACGATGTAGTCTTCTTCGGAATAGGTAATGCCTTTATCCGGTCCGGCAATTTCAGAACGCCGCGCGTCACCAAAAGTCTTCTTAACTTCTTTTAATTCATTTTTGACCACCTTCCAGCGTGCCGGCTCATCAGCCAGCAACTCCCTGATTTCCTGGGCGAGACGCTCTTTCTCTTCCAGCTCTTCGCGAATCGCGTCAATCTCCATGGTGGAGAGTTTGTAGAGCTTCGTTTCAAGAATGGCCTCTGTCTGGATATCGTCCAGGCGGAAGCGGTGCATCAGGCGCTGGGCGGCGTCTTTCTTGTTGCGTGAGGCCCGGATAATCTTGATGGCTTCATCGAGCGCATCAAAAATGATCATGAACCCGCGCAGGATGTGGATGCGTTTTTCGAGCTGTTCAAGCTCGAAGCGCAGCCGGCGCACCAGCACTTCCATGCGGAAGTCGAGGAATGCCCGCAACACGGTTGCAAGGTCTACCTTTTGTGGCGCTGGCACATCTGAGCCAGGCGTGGGCACCAGGCACGTCATGTTTACGTGAAACCGCGTTTGTAGCGGCGTGTGCTTCAACAGGTAGGCCATCGCCGCTTCCCCATTGGAGCCACGCTTTAGCTCAAGTACCACGCGTACTTCTTCTGTTGACTCATCGCGGATGTCGACAATCTGTGGCACTTTCCCGCCGGCGATGTGGACCGCAATTTTCTCGATCAAGTCGCTTTTATTCAACCCGTAAGGAATCGAGTTGATAATCACACGCGACTTGCCTTCAAAACTGTATTCCCCCCGCAAGTCAACCGTGCCTTCCCCTTTTTTGTAAATCTCAATGAGCTGCTCTTCGGTATTGAGGATGCGGCCGCCCGTTGGGAAGTCCGGGCCTTTGATAAATTTAGTAACCAGCGTATCCACCCGCGCATTGGGCGAACCAATCATATAGATCAGGCCGTCAATGACTTCCGAGAGGTTATGCGGCGGGATATTGGTTGCCATGCCTACAGCAATCCCACTGGATCCGTTTACCAGCAAGTTCGGAAAGCGCGATGGCAGAACAACTGGCTCGGAGAGTGTGCCGTCGTAATTCGGACGAAAGTTTACCGTTTGCTTCCGAATCTCCTCTATCAGCTCAATTGCCAGCGATTGTAGCTTCGCTTCTGTATAACGCATGGCAGCTGGACTATCACCGTCCAGTGAGCCAAAGTTACCATGCCCGTTGACAAGCGGGTACCGCAACGAAAACGACTGAGCCATGCGTACCATGGCATCGTAGATCGCGCTATCTCCGTGAGGATGGTATTTACCCATTACTTCCCCAACCACGGTTGCACTTTTGCGGAAGCGGGAGTCTGGATAGAGCCGCAGGTTGGTGTACATCGCATAAAGAATGCGGCGATGCACCGGCTTCAATCCATCGCGGATATCAGGCAGGGCACGGCTTGTGATCACCGACAGTGCATAATTGAGGTACCGCTCTTTGGTTGTCTCGTGCAGCGGTATTACGTCTACTACAGGCATTTTTTATCTTGCAATAACAGTCTTCGAACACACGTCCAGAAGAATAATCTATTATATGTGCGTTTAATGTGCAATTATAAAACGAAGTGTTTCCCGTGAAAAATGAGCAGAACCCAAAGAAATGTGGTGATATTCGCGGGGAGTTATTCGCACCGATTGAGCTAAAACACGCATTCAGGCGAAAAGTGCCGGCCTGGGATGCAAAACGCCGTATACGCAAAAACGGCTATTGCCCCGGCATTACAGGGTGCATCAGCCGGCGTAGGCAAGCGTAAAATAGTCTGTTTTTGAGTCGGGATGCAACTGCAATACATTTGCTTTGGCGAGCAGCACAAGTGTGTGCGATGCGCGGCGCTTTGGGATATCGGCCACACGCGCAAACTGTGCAACCGTGATCCGGCCATAGTTTTCCAGGTACCGCATCAGCACCTTTTCCTTCTCACCAAACTCAAACACCACGTTATCGGCTTTATTGCGGTTTTTCATCAAGCGTACGTGCTCCCTGCTTGCCTCAACGCTCATATCAGCTACACGGATGTATACTGTCTCCTCGCCATTCTCGGCTACTAACTTATGAGGCTTTTCACTGCTTGCCGGCACACGCACCAGGATCACATTACGCTTGTTGCTAATGGGGATGCGTTCTGTGCTTATTTTCACGGGTGGACGGCAGTGTTTTTCCAACGCAGCAGTCAGCGCATATTCTTCTTCTTCAGCATCGCGCACGCCTTTTATACCGCCGTCGTCATCAACCCCCAACAACAGCCTGCCACCGCTTGTATTTGCAAACGCGATGACCTCTTTTGAGATACGCTCCGCCTTCGGCACTCTGGTTTTGAATTCGAGGGTTAGCCCCTCACCCATCAGTACCAGCCTTGCCAATTCATCAGGTTTCATAATCGTGTACGCTTTCAGGTTGCATCATCAGAAGCGCAGCCCGTTGCAGTCAGTTTAATTATGAGCTTTCTGAAGAAAGCCACTCCTCTTGTTTTGCTGTGCGGTTCATCAACTCATTTACCGCATCGAGGGGTTTTTTGCCTTCAAACAAAATGGCATGCACCGCCTCGGAAATAGGCATCTCTATATTGTATCGACGCGCCAATGCAATTATTGACTGCGTTGTCCGGACCCCCTCCGCTACCATGTTCATTTCATCCAGCACTTCACGCAGGCTTTTTCCTTTGCCTATCTGCTCGCCAAAGTATCGGTTGCGGCTCAAGCCGCTCATACAGGTGACAACCAGATCGCCTATACCCGATAATCCGAAAAAGGTCTCAGGCCGGGCGCCCATGGCTGTACCAAGCCGGCGTATCTCGGCCATACCCCGGGTCACAATAGCAGCTTTTGCATTGTCACCAAACCCAACGCCATCGCTGATGCCGGCGGCAATGGCCATCACATTTTTAACTGAGCCGGCGATTTGTACGCCTACAATGTCCGTATTTACGTAGACCCGCAAACGAGACGTGGTAAACACTTCCTGAATTTTACGGGCAGTTTCTTCACTCGATGCGGCAGCCACAATCGTTGTGGGCAATCCTCGGCCAAGCTCTTCCGCATGACTTGGACCATAGAGCACGCCAATTTTAGCGGGATCAGCAGCCGGCAATACCTGAGACAGCACTTCGCTTGAAAGCAACAGGGTTTCATTCTCGACCCCTTTGGCAACTGAGACCATTATGGTATCAGCAGTTGCTGCATGCGCAACCTGTTCTGCGACATTGCGAATCGTTTGTGATGGCGTTGCAAAGATCCACATGCCGGCTTCACGCACTGCTGATTGCAGGTCTGATGTGATCTCTACGCGCTCGGGAATGGGCGCGCCAGGGAGGTAATCCTCGTTAACACGTGAGGTGCGCATGGATGCAGCCAATGATGCGCGGCGGGCCCATAAGACAACGGGCCGGCCACCACTCGCCAGGCTTATCGCCAGGGCAGTACCCCA
This genomic stretch from Bacteroidota bacterium harbors:
- a CDS encoding NAD(P)H-dependent glycerol-3-phosphate dehydrogenase; this encodes MQDRIAVIGAGSWGTALAISLASGGRPVVLWARRASLAASMRTSRVNEDYLPGAPIPERVEITSDLQSAVREAGMWIFATPSQTIRNVAEQVAHAATADTIMVSVAKGVENETLLLSSEVLSQVLPAADPAKIGVLYGPSHAEELGRGLPTTIVAAASSEETARKIQEVFTTSRLRVYVNTDIVGVQIAGSVKNVMAIAAGISDGVGFGDNAKAAIVTRGMAEIRRLGTAMGARPETFFGLSGIGDLVVTCMSGLSRNRYFGEQIGKGKSLREVLDEMNMVAEGVRTTQSIIALARRYNIEMPISEAVHAILFEGKKPLDAVNELMNRTAKQEEWLSSESS
- a CDS encoding S9 family peptidase, with the translated sequence MAKRLIALSTLLLYTLSSSFAQETQPALDTGWTPALSMQYHLLTGSALSHDGSMAAFVVREPKMEGEKSEYLNHIWVVPTRGGEPVQYTYGEKSCSNPSFSPDGKYLAFVTARAKKSQVWVMRTAGGEAFPVTNEKKSVSTYQWSPDGSAIAFLMDDLDTEEEEAAKKEKRDVILVDQNYKYTHIYTIPLEADKDGKRTSMQITEGEFDVASLDWAPDGTAIVFAHRADPRINTAFLESDISAVSIESREVTPLVSWPGSDRSPMYSPDGSQIAFVSHGGQPEPVGLGDVYLVSVEGGEPRPLAHTHDRNANLLGWASDGKSLFYAEASGTTRGLWQLPARGEALQLFPWEGVKSALAMSGDGTTFVFSQENTDTPPDLYAATLGVPGVQQLTDLHAGVPRPLMGKTELVTWTSADGMAIEGLLTYPVNYEPGDKYPLVLNIHGGPAGVYTQSFTGRPGIYMIQTFAEEGMAVLRPNPRGSTGYGKDFRYANIKDWGYGDYEDVMSGVDKVIDMGVAHPDSLAVMGWSYGGYLTSFSVTRTDRFKAASMGAGLPNLISMVTTTDIQDYLAAHMGGEFWDDYAQYEKHSAMYHIKNVVTPTQVIHGANDLRVPFTQGQEFYRALDRLGVGTEMIVYPRTPHGPREPKFLMDVTPRILKWFDAHLERKAGKIETELE
- a CDS encoding DNA topoisomerase IV subunit B, whose translation is MAEAATYTGKDIQVLEGLEPVRKRPGMYIGGTGKAGLHHLVREIVDNAVDEATNGYASLIEVTLHADGKSLSVSDNGRGIPIDKHPKKKVPTLQVILTTLHAGGKFDGGSYITSGGLHGVGSSVVNALSEELVATVKRGGRKYTQTYKRGVPVTKLIKSKEAVRGTGTNIFFRPDTEIFDSIAFDAEWIQEYLEIKTYLNGSLKIVFKDEKNKQKYEYHHEGGIAEYMQHIITANNTRVIHPDAFVVKQDEIVGGQRAEVVLQWTEAPKERIESFVNGIPTADGGTHEQGLKDAVRSAVRSYMETHDLMPKKLDLTADDVREGMVAIVNLFMVDPQFQGQTKDKLNNPEARGLMVSAVRLELEQFLNAHPTTGEAIATRVIQAAKARLASRAAVSSVRRKSAVSHRLTLPGKLADCSSTDPGESEIFIVEGDSAGGSAKQGRDRKTQAVLPLRGKVLNAEQATLAKVSANKELSNIVQALGCGLGDKLDVTRLRYHKVILLMDADSDGHHISTLLLTFLYRYMKPLIEEGYVYVAQPPLYRLDVGKETHWALDEADKDTIVKKIKDKRKNSNIEIQRFKGLGEMMPATLRETTLDPEKRRLLQVSIPDTERMLTEKTISELMGKDSSARFRFIMENAADVEELDV
- a CDS encoding D-aminoacylase, giving the protein MSYLLRITLILLLIGCQNSASTSYDTIIRGGTIYNGLGGEPFIADVAFEADKISAIGDLSKFSATEEIDATGLAVAPGFINMLSWAPVALLVDGKSQSDIRQGVTLEVFGEGQSMGPLSEQMKKDEAESQGDLKYDVAWTTLGEYLDHAVARGVSPNIASFVGATTVRIHELGYEDRAPTEAELDRMRALVRQAMEEGALGLGSSLIYTPAFYADTNELIELSKVVAEYDGLYISHMRSEGNRLIESVEELLTIAREAHVRAEIYHLKAAGKENWSKLDEVIAMVEAARTEGLKITADIYPYTAGATGLDAAMPPWVQEGGYNAWAERLKNPAIRKKVAREMATPTDAWENLYLAAGSADNVLLVGFKSEALKPLTGKSLAEVAVMRGTSPEETAIDLVIEDGSRVESVYFLMSEENIKKKLSQPWVSIDSDAGSMAAEGVFLKSNPHPRAYGTFARVLGKYVREEQVISLAEAVRRLTSLPAENLKIENRGQLKTGYFADLAIFDPDSIIDNATFENPHQYATGMHHVFVNGVQVLADGEHTGALPGQVVRGPGWVGRDE
- a CDS encoding DNA topoisomerase IV subunit A, with product MPVVDVIPLHETTKERYLNYALSVITSRALPDIRDGLKPVHRRILYAMYTNLRLYPDSRFRKSATVVGEVMGKYHPHGDSAIYDAMVRMAQSFSLRYPLVNGHGNFGSLDGDSPAAMRYTEAKLQSLAIELIEEIRKQTVNFRPNYDGTLSEPVVLPSRFPNLLVNGSSGIAVGMATNIPPHNLSEVIDGLIYMIGSPNARVDTLVTKFIKGPDFPTGGRILNTEEQLIEIYKKGEGTVDLRGEYSFEGKSRVIINSIPYGLNKSDLIEKIAVHIAGGKVPQIVDIRDESTEEVRVVLELKRGSNGEAAMAYLLKHTPLQTRFHVNMTCLVPTPGSDVPAPQKVDLATVLRAFLDFRMEVLVRRLRFELEQLEKRIHILRGFMIIFDALDEAIKIIRASRNKKDAAQRLMHRFRLDDIQTEAILETKLYKLSTMEIDAIREELEEKERLAQEIRELLADEPARWKVVKNELKEVKKTFGDARRSEIAGPDKGITYSEEDYIVDETVYVIVTRDGWVKRQKSYTDLSNIRVRDGDEVGWALPGSTRATVGFFTNFGKAYTLRIDQLANTTGYGEPIQKLCDFSDRERIIGIASFDARALPKPVQEPNESPELFADGEEKEGEGPYIVGVSKGGLSVRLPIAGFMEASTRTGRRFMRLGKDDETLGLEIAAGHENVCLASREGLALIFPLHQIPIVRSAAKGVIAMRLNKGDAVFGFTISSTARKGLTVETSRGRKETVRTTKFKVSNRGNKGSSIINRGHLTKVFQEPVEIYLNGKGS
- a CDS encoding ATP-binding protein — protein: MKPDELARLVLMGEGLTLEFKTRVPKAERISKEVIAFANTSGGRLLLGVDDDGGIKGVRDAEEEEYALTAALEKHCRPPVKISTERIPISNKRNVILVRVPASSEKPHKLVAENGEETVYIRVADMSVEASREHVRLMKNRNKADNVVFEFGEKEKVLMRYLENYGRITVAQFARVADIPKRRASHTLVLLAKANVLQLHPDSKTDYFTLAYAG